The following proteins are co-located in the Nitrospirota bacterium genome:
- the hisB gene encoding imidazoleglycerol-phosphate dehydratase HisB, whose product MKKNGSVPRQASIHRATKETDIHVDWRLDGSGQGKIETGIRFFDHMLELLSKHGFFDLTVKAKGDIDIDEHHTVEDVGIVMGKALHQALGEKGGIKRFGFASLPLDETLAQVTVDLSGRPYLVYNVNLPDRKIKTFDLGLFEDFFQAFVTHGGLNLHVNLMYGRNPHHIMEAIFKGLAKALDQATMPEERLAGKVLSTKGLL is encoded by the coding sequence ATGAAAAAGAACGGATCGGTACCCAGGCAGGCATCAATTCATCGCGCGACCAAAGAAACGGATATCCATGTCGACTGGCGGTTGGACGGCAGCGGGCAAGGGAAGATTGAGACCGGCATCCGGTTCTTCGACCATATGCTGGAACTGTTGTCCAAACATGGATTTTTCGATCTGACGGTCAAGGCCAAGGGCGACATCGACATCGATGAACACCATACGGTGGAAGATGTCGGCATCGTCATGGGCAAGGCCCTGCATCAGGCATTGGGGGAGAAGGGCGGGATCAAACGGTTCGGCTTTGCGTCGCTCCCGCTGGATGAAACGCTGGCTCAGGTCACCGTGGATCTCAGTGGCAGGCCCTATCTTGTCTATAACGTGAATTTGCCTGATCGGAAGATCAAGACGTTCGACCTCGGCCTCTTCGAAGATTTCTTTCAGGCGTTTGTCACCCACGGTGGGCTCAACTTGCATGTGAATCTGATGTACGGGCGCAACCCGCACCACATCATGGAAGCGATCTTCAAAGGCCTTGCCAAGGCGTTGGATCAAGCGACGATGCCGGAAGAGCGGTTGGCGGGCAAGGTGCTATCGACGAAGGGTCTGTTGTAA
- a CDS encoding SpvB/TcaC N-terminal domain-containing protein, whose translation MLDTKGSDPNNIEAPKDSLQPAPPAISLPKGGGAIRGIGEKFTASPVTGTGSMSVPLATSPGRSGFGPQLSLSYNSGAGNGPFGLGWNLALPVITRKTDKGLPRYRDGQHSDVFLLSSVEDLVPVLEARGREWHPRLLDQRLNGRPYRVELFRPRVEGLFARIERWTNPADVSDVFWRSISRDNVTTWYGKSAESRILDPADPSRIYSWLICESYDDKGNLIVYGYKAENSQRVTVSTLHEANRSDVTRSANRHIKRICYGNRTPYRPDLISTAPTPLPRDWLFEVVFDYGEHDTDMPDPVEEAQPWIARRDPFSMYRPTFEVRTYRLCRRVLMFHHIAEDDDVGNNCLVRSTDLVYREPLDAADGAQSGFTRLIAVERRAYQRRSDGRYDSRQFPPITFKYSEPEIDATLRSIDASQLDNLPVGTQGPGHQWIDLEGEGLPGVLSEQLGAWHYKPNLGGGRFAESRCVSEQPMQAMHAPGATQLLDLDGDGQLELVSMNGALPGFYGQDDTGRWRDHIPFASLPNIDWADVNLRFLDLTGDGHADVLITEHEAYTWYPSEARRGYGGAEQTRWRPDEEQGPRCVFADGTQTMFLADMCGDGLTDLVRIRNGEVCYWPNQGYGSFGAKVTLGNAPRFEAPDLYDPRRIRLADIDGSGPTDIMYLGRDGAQLYFNRSGNALSDSQHLDLPVATENLAAVQVVDLLGSGTACLVWNSHLPGDAARPVRYIDVMSQGKPHLLIETGNSLGGSTEIEYTPSTRFYVADKLAGTPWITRLPFSVYCVSRVTVRDQWRGTTFSSTYSYHHGCFDGIEREFRGFGRVEQVDVEDCGRFAGANAGSPWITEDQRLFQPPVKTITWFHTGAATDRRLVLLQFKREYFPARYRLDGDFHERELPEPQLDEGLDADEWREALRACKGMVLRQEIYELDIDALTAVMPRHRLARIFSAATHNCRIQRLQPRGPNRHATFLVTESEALSYQYEQSLPEPGGVVQADPRIAHTLTLRVDELGQPLQTIAVGYPRVRRHEDPVIGEAASRRIRAVQDERHLAYTEIRYTSDVLVPATAEADTALRHHRLRLPYEVRSFELAGVRPVADFYFQPQDFAALRLSDHYSLLDEFAVPIDVALLPYHRLPDATAPQRRLVEHQRTLFFDDADDDAAPANHVPFGQHGPRGLKYEGYRLALTNDLLAAIFQTPDSLPDMPTDMVAWELHPGITARSLLDDPQHSGYQRDPVTGEYWRRSGIAGFAEDAARHFYLPERYTDQFGVVTTLQYDPLDLYVQRVTDARRNRTEVIRFDHRMLAPVEMVDANGNHTEAILDMLGQVIAVAIKGKPVGAGWEGDDLDAFHSDSSRRNPSVGAVQAFCTSYTLSESQARAWLARAGSRFVYHFGEARDADGNVTAWAARPAMACTISREIHSTQPGGEFSPLQVALDCSDGSGNVLMKKTQAEPEVDGGPLRWIVNGLTMLNNKGKPVKQYEPFFSERFGCEMPREEGITPILFYDAVGRVVRTDLPDGTYTKVEFSPWHARQFDAGDTVLDSAWYVERGSPDPTVPLPRGIDGALTVSSEFRAAWLAAKSADTPGQTHLDSLGREVITITHNRVPDETARPAIEWSVGDWGWRDEFHLTHTKLDVEGKPLWVRDARGNLVMQYIHPPKPDSDASEDVPGGSVPCYDIAGNLLFQHSMDAGDRWSLNDAAGKTFLAWDLNDVLDAEGQKHPEARLAHTEYDQLHRPLQQWLRLGESDAAVVERFEYRDIANVDEGIDINDARARNLIGQAITHDDPSGRMELLQLSFTGQVQQEERRLTRHTTTRIIDWQGDEVVRASQLETETFTRHTRHDALGRMTLLANWHRSPRRVALYSPVYNARGVLESEDMSIGADWNDGVPIGGKIWRAVQRIAYNAKGQRLRLRHGNGTETRYAYDPRTFRLMQLRTTRTATELPFPGFRSNLSDERVVQQLHYTYDEIGNIAEIEDEAWTPVFFRNQAVEPRSFYVYDALNRLVEATGRESAQFGSRPPGPANESFRVESFPTDRELRQYRQRYLYDSVGNFIAMRHSADGGGWTREYETAEDNNRLLRTWIGGDEVESVRYAYDLHGSMLNLENVSEPSRIRWDWRDMIEGMDLGGGGRAWYAYDIGKQRTRKRIERTGRAVEERLYMGGMELYRRYAPGGPIVEEIETHHLFVDDQRVLFVDDVIATDNAALGTGVLMRYQYGNHLGSVALELDETAQIVGCEEFHPYGTTAYHLVGSVRATAKRYRYTGMERDEETRLSYHNARYLIPWLGRWGSTDPIGLEGGGNIYSYSQGDPIGLLDNAGTQSTDCEFDMCFSLEEAPEPARESGYVSIENGLLVQPTIEDGEITGLTFSEVVSVELPTLERFLYANDENDQTRAVLTDYWRQHHPRGVSLYSESVVGPFRHAFLRVTTDEGDFVVEVGDAEGIGERTADPRLAYWEAHTETYTLHEDAITRPADPSEDAQFEERLLEISAYFSRQDERGDYINLPTYGLLGPNSNGYVRYVIESAGGQVVMDSFLFPAHDVTEPYSETPSEREERLRQLRERASEIGESMSIFGFPL comes from the coding sequence ATGCTCGATACCAAAGGGAGCGATCCCAACAACATAGAAGCGCCCAAGGATTCACTCCAACCTGCTCCACCAGCTATTTCGCTGCCGAAAGGTGGCGGGGCGATCCGCGGGATTGGGGAGAAGTTTACTGCGAGTCCCGTCACCGGGACCGGCTCAATGTCGGTGCCACTCGCGACGAGCCCAGGCCGTTCAGGCTTTGGGCCGCAGCTTTCTCTGAGCTACAACTCGGGCGCAGGCAATGGCCCATTTGGTCTGGGGTGGAATCTTGCGCTGCCAGTGATTACCCGCAAGACGGACAAAGGTCTGCCGCGTTACCGGGATGGCCAACATTCCGATGTCTTTCTGTTGTCGTCCGTCGAAGACTTAGTGCCGGTACTTGAAGCGCGCGGTAGAGAATGGCATCCGCGTCTTTTAGATCAACGCCTTAACGGTCGCCCGTATCGTGTCGAACTGTTCCGTCCCCGTGTCGAAGGCCTTTTCGCGCGCATCGAGCGCTGGACCAATCCGGCTGATGTGTCCGACGTGTTCTGGCGGTCGATCTCTCGCGACAATGTCACTACATGGTATGGAAAGTCAGCGGAGAGCCGCATCCTCGACCCAGCCGATCCGTCGCGTATCTATTCCTGGTTGATCTGCGAGAGCTACGACGATAAAGGCAATCTCATCGTCTACGGCTACAAGGCCGAAAACTCTCAACGGGTCACCGTTTCTACATTGCACGAAGCCAATCGCAGTGATGTGACTCGTAGCGCCAATCGTCACATTAAACGCATTTGCTACGGCAACCGCACGCCCTATCGGCCCGATCTCATCTCGACGGCACCGACACCGCTTCCTCGCGACTGGTTGTTTGAGGTCGTGTTCGACTATGGCGAGCACGACACCGACATGCCGGACCCTGTAGAGGAGGCGCAGCCCTGGATCGCACGCCGTGATCCGTTCTCGATGTACCGGCCGACCTTCGAGGTTCGCACCTATCGGCTGTGCCGGCGGGTGCTCATGTTCCATCACATCGCGGAAGATGACGATGTCGGCAACAACTGTCTCGTTCGCTCCACGGATCTGGTGTATCGGGAGCCACTGGATGCCGCCGACGGTGCTCAGTCCGGCTTCACTCGATTGATCGCTGTTGAGCGACGAGCCTACCAGCGACGCAGCGACGGACGTTACGATTCGCGCCAGTTTCCACCGATCACATTCAAGTACAGCGAACCAGAAATTGACGCCACGCTGCGTAGCATTGACGCGAGCCAACTCGACAATCTTCCCGTCGGCACTCAAGGTCCTGGCCATCAATGGATCGATTTGGAAGGCGAGGGGCTGCCTGGCGTCCTCAGCGAGCAGCTGGGAGCGTGGCACTACAAGCCCAATCTTGGCGGGGGCCGATTCGCTGAGAGCCGCTGCGTCAGCGAGCAGCCGATGCAGGCGATGCATGCTCCCGGTGCGACGCAGCTGCTGGATCTCGATGGCGACGGTCAACTCGAATTGGTGTCCATGAACGGTGCGCTGCCGGGCTTTTATGGACAGGACGATACAGGCCGCTGGCGAGACCACATTCCGTTCGCATCGCTCCCGAATATCGATTGGGCTGATGTCAATCTGCGTTTTCTCGACTTGACCGGCGATGGCCATGCGGACGTGCTCATCACCGAGCATGAAGCCTATACCTGGTATCCAAGCGAAGCGCGTCGAGGCTACGGAGGCGCTGAACAAACACGTTGGCGTCCCGATGAAGAGCAAGGCCCGCGCTGTGTATTTGCCGATGGGACACAGACGATGTTCCTCGCCGACATGTGTGGCGATGGGCTCACCGACTTGGTCCGTATTCGAAACGGCGAGGTGTGCTACTGGCCCAACCAGGGGTATGGCTCCTTCGGCGCCAAGGTCACACTCGGCAATGCGCCGCGCTTCGAAGCACCGGACCTCTACGACCCACGCCGTATTCGTTTGGCTGATATCGACGGCAGTGGCCCAACCGATATTATGTATCTAGGCCGGGACGGGGCGCAGCTATACTTCAACCGCAGCGGCAATGCGCTCAGCGATTCGCAGCACCTGGATCTGCCAGTGGCCACTGAGAATCTCGCCGCCGTTCAGGTTGTCGATCTTCTCGGCAGCGGCACGGCCTGCCTCGTATGGAACTCGCATCTACCGGGGGATGCTGCGCGCCCAGTGCGCTACATCGACGTGATGAGCCAAGGTAAGCCGCATTTGTTAATCGAGACGGGCAACAGTCTTGGCGGTAGTACAGAGATCGAGTACACACCGTCGACTCGCTTCTATGTCGCCGACAAGCTCGCCGGGACGCCATGGATCACACGTCTGCCGTTTTCGGTGTATTGCGTCAGCAGAGTTACCGTGCGCGACCAGTGGCGTGGCACCACGTTCAGCTCCACCTACAGCTATCACCATGGCTGTTTCGACGGCATCGAGCGCGAGTTTCGTGGATTTGGCCGTGTCGAACAAGTCGATGTGGAAGATTGCGGTCGTTTTGCTGGCGCTAACGCCGGCAGTCCCTGGATCACCGAAGACCAGCGACTGTTTCAGCCACCGGTGAAAACCATCACCTGGTTCCATACCGGCGCGGCCACAGACCGCCGCCTCGTGCTCTTGCAATTCAAGCGTGAGTACTTCCCGGCGCGGTACCGCCTCGACGGCGACTTCCACGAGCGCGAATTGCCAGAACCGCAGCTCGATGAAGGACTGGATGCTGACGAATGGCGTGAGGCCCTGCGCGCCTGCAAAGGTATGGTCTTGCGGCAGGAGATCTACGAACTCGACATCGACGCGCTCACCGCCGTCATGCCGCGACACCGCCTCGCACGCATCTTCTCCGCCGCCACACACAACTGCCGTATCCAGCGTCTGCAGCCGCGCGGCCCTAACCGGCACGCAACTTTTCTGGTCACCGAGAGCGAGGCGCTCAGCTACCAGTATGAACAGTCGTTGCCCGAGCCCGGTGGCGTGGTGCAGGCCGATCCACGCATCGCGCATACGCTGACGCTCCGTGTAGATGAACTGGGCCAACCGCTACAGACCATCGCCGTCGGCTACCCACGCGTCCGGCGGCACGAAGACCCGGTGATCGGGGAGGCCGCGAGTCGACGCATCAGAGCCGTGCAGGATGAGCGGCATCTGGCCTATACGGAAATTCGCTACACATCGGATGTGCTGGTGCCGGCCACCGCCGAGGCTGACACCGCGCTACGCCACCATCGTCTGCGGCTGCCCTACGAAGTGCGCAGCTTTGAGCTCGCCGGCGTCAGGCCTGTAGCAGACTTCTACTTTCAGCCGCAAGACTTTGCCGCGTTGCGCCTGAGCGACCATTACTCGCTGCTCGACGAGTTTGCCGTGCCCATCGATGTGGCCTTGTTACCGTACCACCGACTCCCGGATGCAACGGCACCGCAGCGTCGCCTGGTCGAACATCAGCGCACATTGTTCTTTGATGATGCCGACGATGATGCAGCCCCGGCCAACCACGTACCCTTCGGCCAGCATGGACCACGGGGACTGAAGTACGAGGGCTACAGACTCGCGCTGACCAACGACCTGCTGGCGGCGATCTTTCAAACTCCCGACAGCTTGCCCGATATGCCCACGGACATGGTGGCATGGGAATTACACCCCGGCATCACGGCTCGCAGCCTGCTCGACGACCCGCAGCATAGTGGCTACCAGCGCGATCCTGTCACCGGCGAATACTGGAGACGCTCCGGCATTGCCGGGTTTGCCGAGGATGCGGCCCGACATTTCTATTTGCCCGAGCGCTATACCGATCAGTTCGGCGTGGTCACCACGCTGCAATACGACCCGCTCGATCTCTATGTGCAGCGCGTTACCGACGCCCGCCGCAACCGAACGGAGGTCATACGGTTCGATCATCGTATGCTGGCACCGGTCGAAATGGTGGATGCCAATGGTAATCACACTGAAGCCATTCTCGACATGCTGGGCCAGGTCATCGCCGTCGCCATCAAGGGAAAGCCAGTGGGTGCTGGTTGGGAAGGCGACGACCTTGACGCCTTCCATTCCGATAGCTCGCGACGCAACCCCAGCGTGGGAGCTGTGCAGGCCTTCTGCACGTCGTACACATTGAGCGAGTCTCAAGCCCGCGCCTGGTTGGCCAGGGCCGGCAGCCGCTTCGTCTACCATTTTGGCGAAGCCCGTGATGCTGATGGAAATGTGACCGCTTGGGCCGCGCGCCCGGCCATGGCTTGTACCATCTCACGCGAGATCCATTCCACGCAGCCAGGAGGGGAGTTCAGTCCGTTGCAAGTGGCGCTGGACTGTTCCGACGGCAGTGGCAACGTGCTCATGAAGAAGACGCAGGCTGAGCCCGAGGTTGATGGAGGACCGTTGCGCTGGATCGTCAACGGCCTGACCATGCTCAATAACAAGGGCAAGCCAGTTAAGCAGTACGAGCCATTCTTCAGTGAACGATTTGGCTGCGAAATGCCGCGCGAGGAAGGTATCACGCCCATCCTGTTCTACGATGCGGTTGGTCGTGTGGTACGCACTGACTTGCCGGACGGCACCTACACGAAGGTGGAGTTTTCGCCGTGGCATGCGCGGCAATTCGATGCAGGCGATACCGTGCTCGACAGCGCCTGGTATGTCGAACGCGGTAGCCCTGATCCAACGGTTCCATTGCCACGCGGGATCGATGGAGCTCTGACCGTCTCGTCGGAATTCCGTGCTGCTTGGCTCGCGGCCAAGTCGGCCGATACGCCTGGTCAGACACATCTCGATAGCCTCGGTCGCGAAGTCATCACGATTACCCACAACCGAGTGCCGGATGAGACAGCGCGGCCGGCCATTGAATGGTCCGTGGGCGACTGGGGCTGGCGCGACGAGTTCCACCTCACCCACACCAAGCTCGATGTCGAAGGGAAGCCTCTGTGGGTACGCGATGCTCGCGGCAATCTGGTCATGCAGTACATCCATCCGCCGAAGCCAGACAGCGATGCAAGCGAAGACGTACCAGGCGGCAGCGTGCCCTGCTACGACATCGCAGGGAATCTTCTGTTTCAGCACAGCATGGATGCCGGCGACCGTTGGTCGCTGAACGATGCAGCAGGAAAAACTTTTCTGGCGTGGGATCTCAACGACGTGCTCGACGCTGAGGGGCAGAAGCATCCCGAAGCGCGCCTCGCCCACACCGAGTACGACCAGTTGCATCGGCCGCTCCAGCAATGGCTGCGGCTCGGCGAGTCCGATGCCGCCGTTGTCGAGAGATTTGAGTACCGCGATATAGCCAATGTCGATGAGGGGATCGATATCAATGATGCCCGCGCACGCAACCTGATCGGCCAAGCCATCACCCATGACGATCCCAGCGGACGCATGGAACTGCTGCAACTCAGCTTCACCGGCCAGGTGCAACAGGAGGAGCGCCGTCTGACTCGCCATACCACAACGCGCATCATCGATTGGCAAGGCGACGAGGTCGTCCGCGCATCACAACTCGAAACCGAAACATTCACCCGGCACACCAGGCATGACGCCCTGGGTCGTATGACGCTGCTGGCCAACTGGCACCGCAGCCCCCGCCGTGTGGCTCTGTACAGTCCGGTTTACAACGCTCGCGGAGTGTTGGAGTCGGAAGATATGAGCATCGGTGCGGACTGGAACGATGGCGTTCCTATCGGTGGGAAAATCTGGCGCGCCGTGCAGCGCATTGCCTATAACGCCAAGGGCCAACGCTTGCGGTTGCGTCATGGCAACGGCACCGAGACCCGGTATGCCTATGATCCACGGACCTTTCGGCTCATGCAGTTGCGCACGACGAGGACGGCAACTGAACTACCGTTCCCAGGCTTTCGCTCCAACCTGAGCGACGAGCGTGTCGTCCAGCAACTGCACTACACCTACGATGAGATTGGGAACATCGCTGAGATCGAGGACGAAGCCTGGACGCCAGTGTTCTTCCGCAACCAAGCCGTCGAGCCGCGCAGTTTCTATGTGTACGACGCGCTCAATCGGCTGGTCGAAGCGACGGGTCGCGAAAGCGCTCAGTTTGGCTCACGACCGCCTGGCCCTGCCAACGAATCCTTCCGGGTGGAGAGCTTCCCCACCGATCGCGAATTGCGACAGTATCGGCAGCGCTATTTGTACGATTCCGTCGGCAACTTCATCGCCATGCGGCATAGCGCGGATGGAGGAGGCTGGACCAGGGAGTACGAGACGGCAGAGGACAACAATCGCCTATTGCGCACCTGGATCGGTGGGGACGAGGTCGAGTCGGTCCGCTATGCCTACGATCTCCACGGCTCGATGCTGAATCTCGAGAACGTCTCGGAACCATCCCGCATCCGGTGGGATTGGCGCGACATGATCGAAGGCATGGACTTGGGCGGCGGAGGGCGAGCCTGGTACGCCTACGATATTGGGAAGCAACGGACCAGGAAGCGCATAGAACGCACTGGCCGTGCTGTTGAGGAACGGCTGTACATGGGCGGCATGGAACTCTATCGGCGGTATGCACCGGGCGGTCCCATCGTCGAGGAGATCGAAACCCATCATTTGTTTGTCGATGACCAGCGGGTGTTGTTTGTCGATGACGTCATTGCAACGGACAATGCTGCGCTCGGCACAGGTGTGTTGATGCGCTACCAATACGGCAACCATCTGGGATCCGTCGCGCTGGAGCTGGATGAAACGGCGCAGATCGTCGGCTGTGAAGAATTTCATCCCTATGGAACAACAGCGTATCACTTGGTCGGGTCAGTGCGAGCGACTGCGAAACGGTATCGGTATACGGGGATGGAGCGTGATGAAGAGACTAGGTTGAGTTATCACAATGCTCGATATCTGATTCCATGGTTGGGGCGGTGGGGAAGCACGGATCCGATTGGGCTAGAGGGGGGAGGCAACATCTATTCATATTCTCAGGGTGATCCTATTGGCTTATTGGACAACGCCGGTACGCAAAGCACAGATTGTGAATTCGACATGTGCTTTTCTCTTGAAGAAGCGCCTGAGCCAGCTCGTGAGTCTGGTTACGTCTCCATTGAGAACGGCCTGCTTGTTCAGCCGACTATCGAAGATGGGGAGATTACAGGGCTGACGTTTTCAGAAGTAGTCTCAGTTGAGCTGCCAACGCTGGAAAGGTTTCTTTACGCCAACGACGAGAACGATCAAACACGGGCAGTGTTGACTGATTATTGGAGACAGCACCACCCACGAGGGGTCTCTTTGTACTCCGAATCTGTTGTCGGGCCGTTTCGGCATGCATTTCTACGAGTCACTACTGATGAGGGGGACTTTGTCGTTGAAGTTGGAGATGCTGAAGGAATTGGGGAGCGTACTGCAGATCCTCGCCTGGCTTACTGGGAGGCTCACACTGAGACGTATACCCTTCATGAAGATGCCATTACGCGACCTGCGGACCCCTCAGAGGATGCGCAATTTGAAGAGCGCCTGCTAGAAATCAGTGCCTATTTCTCGCGACAGGATGAGAGGGGTGATTATATCAATCTTCCAACTTACGGCCTGCTAGGCCCAAACTCTAATGGGTATGTGCGATATGTGATCGAATCCGCAGGCGGTCAGGTCGTTATGGACTCATTCTTATTTCCGGCTCACGACGTGACAGAGCCCTATTCCGAAACGCCGAGTGAACGGGAGGAGCGTTTACGACAGTTAAGAGAACGTGCCAGTGAGATTGGTGAGAGCATGTCGATATTTGGCTTTCCACTGTAA